Proteins co-encoded in one Arachis hypogaea cultivar Tifrunner chromosome 13, arahy.Tifrunner.gnm2.J5K5, whole genome shotgun sequence genomic window:
- the LOC112735464 gene encoding protein MAIN-LIKE 1-like, which translates to MLEDDPNRLYRLDGVAYIGGAVHLESNRCISSMTQQHGMMLDDRIIPYLQIAGLYHLARLNESWFQLDEPLVSTFVERWRPETHTFHMSFGECTITLQDFLGVLPPANCIDKFIVKCTWFEETFSELPQGANEETIRRYARAYMMMLLSTQLFGNKSGACAVWQTEMSSSWLVHCSCSSHGSFEGSLDSSRTDLIWGGYQPSLSDKGPRVANWRLRIDLLQPGDFLWMPYSLAEVVQVVHPEILVPRHMTMWRAATTLIYFAVIEWAQHVLQFDIVPDPRPSHEYLDWWYQHGRRFLSPELILGDPRAAAISA; encoded by the exons ATGCTGGAGGACGATCCGAATCGTCTGTATCGACTAGATGGAGTCGCGTATATTGGTGGTGCCGTCCACCTTGAG TCCAATCGATGCATCAGCAGCATGACACAGCAGCACGGGATGATGTTGGATGATAGGATCATTCCTTACTTGCAGATAGCTGGTCTTTACCATCTTGCAAGATTGAACGAGAGCTGGTTTCAGTTGGACGAGCCATTGGTCAGCACCTTCGTAGAGCGATGGCGCCCCGAGACGCATACATTCCACATGTCATTTGGGGAGTGCACGATAACCCTACAGGAT TTTCTTGGGGTATTGCCTCCTGCAAACTGCATCGACAAGTTCATAGTGAAGTGCACATGGTTTGAGGAGACGTTTAGTGAGCTTCCACAAGGGGCAAATGAGGAGACGATTAGGAGGTATGCCCGTGCGTACATGATGATGCTTCTATCGACGCAGCTGTTTGGAAACAAGTCAG GTGCATGTGCCGTGTGGCAAACAGAAATGTCGTCAAGTTGGCTGGTCCACTGCAGCTGCTCCAGTCATGGATCTTTTGAAGGTTCCCTGGATTCCAGCCGGACGGATTTGAT ATGGGGAGGTTATCAGCCGAGCTTGAGTGACAAGGGGCCTCGTGTCGCGAATTGGAGATTGAGGATTGATTTGCTCCAGCCAGGGGAT TTTCTGTGGATGCCGTATAGCTTGGCGGAGGTTGTGCAGGTGGTACACCCCGAGATATTGGTGCCACGCCATATGACTATGTGGAGGGCTGCGACAACATTGATCTATTTCGCTGTCATTGAGTG GGCGCAGCATGTGCTACAGTTTGACATCGTTCCTGATCCAAGACCTTCTCATGAGTACCTTGATTGGTGGTATCAGCACGGCAGGAGGTTTTTATCACCTGAGCTCATCCTAGGTGACCCTAGGGCAGCTGCGATATCAGCTTAG
- the LOC112735465 gene encoding uncharacterized protein: MAKQNVVSQIYGDWEDSYNEFPRWALGLQIIIPGSVVVLKTSPALVGRQLDDSTAYFHRLFWTFPHCVEEFQHCKPLVNVDGTHLYGKYDGTLLIAIAEDGNSNIIPIAFALVEGENTESWSFFLSHLRTHVTPQPGILVISDRHNGIKAVLEAPDGGWLPPTAYRAFCIRHVAANFALTFKGKDARRLLVNAAYAKKEVEFQYWFDILRMFDPAMRDWANRIEYAHWTQHWDEGRRFGHMTTNISECVKSILKGVRNLPMCALVKATWEVGRVVRSKGKRGRGTVRYWAAVQSASA; this comes from the coding sequence ATGGCCAAACAGAATGTCGTGTCCCAAATTTACGGAGACTGGGAAGATTCGTATAATGAGTTTCCACGATGGGCTTTAGGCTTGCAGATCATTATACCAGGTAGTGTAGTTGTGTTAAAGACGAGTCCTGCTCTAGTTGGTAGGCAATTGGATGACTCTACAGCTTATTTCCATCGCTTATTTTGGACATTCCCACACTGTGTTGAGGAATTTCAACATTGCAAGCCGTTGGTCAATGTGGACGGTACCCACCTGTACGGCAAATACGATGGTACACTGCTTATCGCGATTGCAGAAGATGGCAACTCCAACATCATCCCTATTGCTTTTGCACTTGTGGAAGGTGAAAATACAGAGTCGTGGTCATTCTTTCTATCTCACCTTCGGACTCATGTGACGCCTCAACCGGGGATACTTGTCATATCAGATAGGCACAACGGGATAAAGGCTGTGTTGGAGGCTCCTGATGGGGGATGGCTTCCGCCTACTGCATATAGGGCGTTCTGCATCCGTCATGTGGCGGCTAATTTTGCCCTGACTTTCAAGGGGAAGGATGCAAGGAGGCTATTAGTGAATGCTGCATATGCAAAGAAGGAGGTCGAGTTTCAATACTGGTTTGACATCCTTCGAATGTTTGATCCTGCGATGCGCGACTGGGCTAATCGAATTGAGTATGCACATTGGACTCAGCATTGGGATGAAGGCCGCAGATTTGGGCACATGACTACAAATATATCTGAGTGTGTGAAATCGATCCTAAAGGGTGTTAGGAACCTTCCGATGTGTGCATTGGTGAAAGCCACATGGGAGGTTGGCCGAGTTGTTCGTTCGAAAGGGAAAAGAGGCCGAGGCACAGTTAGGTACTGGGCAGCAGTTCAGTCAGCATCTGCTTAA